One window of the Salvia miltiorrhiza cultivar Shanhuang (shh) chromosome 6, IMPLAD_Smil_shh, whole genome shotgun sequence genome contains the following:
- the LOC130990042 gene encoding protein VACUOLELESS GAMETOPHYTES-like, protein MDDEEIIPHMFHEHPLSLIPNLAAETCYSWNNWCYGCFRFFLPGEAAYGCSQKCGFRDLFHKDCMEMPREIRHHLHPSHSLTLTFTLTQEHDSPYIFISSCAVCEAVMRGMYYECSGGCDWWIHLGCAGGFDEVVVDDNPTMKHTSHPQHHLKFSKKAILCCDACGATHKGKSYICTVCDYWIHERCALLPVSAHFPHHRPDHSLSLAFHIPYQYILYKLVCAICSGALPLRRWVYHCHLCNYVVHTNCAFRSPSNASNNENAVDDEKDIVIWVV, encoded by the exons ATGGATGATGAGGAGATTATTCCTCACATGTTTCATGAACACCCGCTGAGCCTGATCCCCAACCTGGCCGCGGAAACTTGTTATTCTTGGAACAATTGGTGTTATGGTtgtttcagattttttttaCCAGGAGAGGCAGCCTATGGATGCAGCCAAAAGTGTGGATTTCGTGATCTATTCCACAAAGATTGCATGGAAATGCCGAGAGAGATTCGCCATCACCTCCATCCTTCACACTCACTCACACTCACATTCACACTCACACAAGAACATGATTCTCCATACATTTTCATAAGTTCATGTGCAGTTTGTGAAGCGGTTATGCGTGGGATGTACTACGAATGTAGTGGGGGATGTGACTGGTGGATCCACTTGGGATGCGCAGGGGGTTTTGATGAAGTAGTAGTTGATGATAATCCAACAATGAAGCACACAAGCCACCCCCAACACCACCTCAAATTTTCCAAGAAAGCAATATTGTGCTGTGATGCCTGTGGTGCCACTCACAAAGGGAAGTCCTACATCTGCACCGTTTGCGACTACTGGATACACGAGAGATGCGCACTCTTGCCGGTGTCCGCGCACTTTCCTCATCATCGCCCCGAccactctctctccctcgctTTTCATATTCCATATCAGTACATCCTATATAAATTGGTATGTGCTATATGCAGCGGAGCTTTGCCATTGAGACGTTGGGTCTATCATTGCCACCTTTGCAACTATGTCGTGCATACCAACTGTGCCTTCCGCTCGCCTTCTAATGC ATCTAATAATGAAAATGCAGTTGATGATGAGAAAGACATTGTTATTTGGgtagtgtag